In the genome of Quercus robur chromosome 3, dhQueRobu3.1, whole genome shotgun sequence, one region contains:
- the LOC126717420 gene encoding pentatricopeptide repeat-containing protein At3g18970 isoform X2, with product MVVRSNVTWNAMFTGYCTQRERTKEYARDALVLFQDMMTGVCGVKPTDTTMVCVLSMASQLGVLESGACVHGYIEKTVCVPENDVFIGTGLVDMYAKCGCLESALSVFWQMNERNVLTWTAMSTGLAIHGRAKEALELLDSMGASGIKPNVVTFTSLLSACCHVGLVEEGLHLFDKMRNKFGVFPVMQHYGCMVDLLGRAGHLKEAYEFIMGMQIEPDAIIWRSLLSSCKVHGDVIMGEKVGKLLLQLQPEKSDANLTVRSEDFVALSNVYATAERWGEVEIVRKEMKVKGIDNKPGCSSVQSMNNYVLDAW from the coding sequence atggtTGTGAGAAGTAATGTTACATGGAATGCAATGTTTACTGGTTATTGTACACAAAGAGAAAGGACTAAGGAATATGCCCGTGATGCATTAGTGTTGTTTCAAGACATGATGACTGGTGTTTGTGGAGTGAAACCGACCGATACTACAATGGTTTGTGTTCTTTCTATGGCTTCTCAATTAGGTGTGTTAGAATCTGGGGCTTGTGTTCATGGCTATATAGAGAAGACAGTTTGTGTGCCTGagaatgatgtttttattgGTACTGGTTTAGTTGATATGTATGCAAAATGTGGGTGCCTTGAGAGTGCTTTATCTGTTTTTTGGCAAATGAATGAGAGAAATGTGTTGACTTGGACAGCAATGTCGACTGGACTAGCTATCCATGGGAGAGCAAAGGAAGCTTTGGAACTTTTGGATTCAATGGGGGCTTCTGGCATTAAACCCAATGTAGTTACTTTTACAAGCTTGTTATCGGCTTGTTGCCATGTAGGGCTTGTTGAAGAAGGTCTACATTTGTTTGATAAGATGAGGAATAAATTTGGTGTCTTTCCTGTGATGCAACATTATGGCTGCATGGTTGATCTTCTTGGTCGTGCTGGACACTTGAAAGAAGCATATGAGTTTATAATGGGGATGCAAATTGAACCAGATGCCATAATATGGAGGAGTTTGCTAAGTTCTTGTAAAGTTCATGGGGATGTCATAATGGGTGAGAAGGTGGGGAAGCTTCTCCTCCAGCTACAGCCTGAGAAGAGTGATGCAAATTTGACTGTTAGGAGTGAAGACTTTGTAGCTTTGTCAAATGTTTATGCTACAGCAGAACGGTGGGGTGAAGTGGAGATTGTGAGAAAGGAGATGAAGGTTAAGGGGATAGATAACAAACCTGGTTGTAGTTCAGTACAATCCATGAACAATTATGTTTTAGATGCATGGTAG